In Chitinibacter sp. SCUT-21, a single genomic region encodes these proteins:
- a CDS encoding pyrimidine/purine nucleoside phosphorylase gives MSQFDNVSVLKQGNVYFDGKCVSHTVVFADGSKKTVGVILPSTLTFNTGAPEIMEVVAGVCRVKLAGESTATEYGAGVSFNVPGNSSFEIETVETLHYVCHFG, from the coding sequence ATGAGCCAATTTGATAATGTTTCGGTTTTGAAACAAGGTAATGTTTACTTTGACGGCAAATGCGTTAGCCACACTGTCGTTTTTGCTGATGGCAGCAAAAAAACTGTTGGCGTGATCTTGCCATCAACGCTGACTTTCAACACCGGCGCACCTGAAATCATGGAAGTGGTTGCAGGGGTATGCCGTGTTAAGCTAGCAGGCGAAAGCACTGCAACTGAATACGGCGCAGGCGTATCTTTCAACGTACCTGGCAATTCTAGTTTCGAAATCGAAACGGTAGAAACTCTGCACTACGTTTGCCATTTCGGCTGA
- the leuE gene encoding leucine efflux protein LeuE translates to MFGIVDIWAYVLGTVLIILAPGPNSLFALTTAATRGRKAGFAAAAGIVVGDLILMLAAVLGVASLMKTHPVAFDVVRYLGAGYLVWIGIKALLASNTPSQTREQAPQKADPKHAFRSALTISLVNVKAILFFMAFFPQFVDPNYPAVWQSFAVLGLIVQVVSITYLTTLILAGSALSRRLSGVRWLKTLLSKLIGTLFVSFGLRLALD, encoded by the coding sequence ATGTTTGGGATCGTCGACATTTGGGCTTATGTATTAGGCACGGTGCTGATTATTTTAGCGCCGGGCCCTAATTCGCTATTTGCACTCACCACAGCAGCAACGCGCGGGCGCAAAGCCGGCTTTGCTGCTGCCGCGGGTATCGTAGTGGGCGATTTGATTTTGATGCTGGCCGCCGTGTTGGGCGTGGCATCACTGATGAAAACCCACCCCGTTGCTTTTGACGTAGTGCGCTATTTAGGTGCGGGGTATTTGGTTTGGATCGGCATTAAGGCTTTGCTAGCAAGCAATACCCCAAGCCAAACTCGCGAACAAGCACCACAAAAAGCCGACCCCAAACATGCATTCCGTTCGGCGCTGACAATTTCGCTGGTCAATGTAAAAGCCATTTTGTTTTTCATGGCTTTTTTCCCGCAATTTGTCGACCCGAACTATCCCGCCGTGTGGCAAAGCTTTGCCGTGCTGGGCTTGATTGTGCAAGTGGTTAGCATTACTTATCTTACCACTTTAATTTTGGCCGGCAGCGCGCTGTCGCGCCGCCTCTCTGGGGTGCGCTGGCTAAAAACCTTATTAAGTAAACTGATTGGCACGCTATTTGTGAGCTTTGGCTTGCGCTTGGCGTTAGACTAA
- a CDS encoding DUF2788 domain-containing protein, producing the protein MLEAIINMDEETFTTLSTSILCTGLILYMGFIIYNLAKESKAGKYGTLVLFFALGFGMLGFIAKTILTEVLNK; encoded by the coding sequence ATGCTTGAAGCCATCATCAATATGGATGAAGAGACGTTTACCACGCTCTCGACCAGCATTTTATGTACCGGCTTGATTCTGTATATGGGCTTTATTATCTACAATCTGGCCAAAGAATCAAAAGCGGGCAAATACGGCACTTTGGTGCTGTTTTTTGCGCTTGGCTTTGGCATGTTGGGTTTTATCGCCAAAACCATTTTGACCGAAGTTTTAAATAAATAA
- the argF gene encoding ornithine carbamoyltransferase, with amino-acid sequence MRHYLKFSDFTLEEYQYLFERAAKLKARLRSGQLYQPFTGKVLGMIFEKSSTRTRVSFEAGMFQMGGHAMFLQSKDTQLGRGEPIEDVAKVISRMVDIVMVRTYEQSIIDRFAENSLVPVINGLTNEYHPCQIMADIFTYVERFGSIEGKTVAWIGDSNNVSRTWLQAAKIFNFKLNLACPAGYEMTVLDGETYGSEHFEMFRDIYSAARDADIVTTDVSTSMGYERETLQRKKDFLNYKVSEKVMLQAKANAVFMHCLPAHRGEEVDPEVIDGPQSVVWDEAENRMHVQKAVIEFLLLGRVDD; translated from the coding sequence ATGCGCCATTATTTGAAGTTCAGCGATTTTACTCTTGAAGAATACCAATACTTGTTCGAACGCGCGGCAAAACTTAAAGCTCGCTTGCGATCAGGCCAACTGTATCAGCCTTTCACTGGCAAAGTGCTGGGTATGATTTTCGAAAAATCGTCTACCCGAACCCGTGTTTCATTCGAAGCTGGTATGTTCCAGATGGGTGGACACGCGATGTTCCTTCAATCCAAAGATACGCAATTGGGTCGTGGCGAGCCGATTGAAGACGTGGCCAAAGTCATTAGCCGCATGGTTGATATTGTGATGGTGCGTACTTACGAGCAATCGATCATTGATCGCTTTGCCGAAAATTCGCTCGTACCGGTGATCAATGGACTGACCAATGAATACCACCCTTGCCAGATCATGGCCGATATTTTTACCTACGTTGAGCGTTTCGGTTCGATTGAAGGTAAAACCGTAGCGTGGATTGGTGACTCAAATAATGTGAGCCGCACGTGGTTGCAAGCGGCCAAAATCTTTAATTTCAAGCTCAATCTAGCCTGCCCTGCCGGTTATGAAATGACGGTCTTGGATGGCGAAACCTACGGTTCTGAGCATTTTGAAATGTTCCGCGATATTTACAGCGCCGCGCGCGATGCCGACATCGTAACCACCGACGTATCAACTTCAATGGGTTATGAGCGCGAAACGCTGCAACGCAAGAAAGACTTCCTGAACTACAAAGTCTCAGAAAAAGTCATGTTGCAAGCCAAAGCCAACGCCGTGTTTATGCACTGCCTGCCTGCGCACCGCGGTGAAGAAGTCGATCCAGAAGTCATCGACGGCCCGCAATCCGTGGTGTGGGACGAAGCAGAAAACCGCATGCATGTACAAAAAGCGGTGATTGAGTTCTTACTGCTTGGCCGTGTAGACGACTAA
- a CDS encoding argininosuccinate synthase yields MSDVKKVVLAYSGGLDTSVILKWLQDTYQCEVVTFTADLGQGEELEPARQKALKFGIKPENIYIDDVREEFVRDFVFPMFRANTIYEGEYLLGTSIARPLIAKRLIEIARETGADAISHGATGKGNDQVRFELGAYALMPEVKIIAPWREWDLLSREKLMAYAEQNGIEVDMKHKNGGAPYSMDANLLHISFEGRHLENPSAEAEESMWRWTVSPEAAPDAAEYLDVEFEQGDIVALNGVRMSPATVLAKLNELGGKHGIGRLDLVENRYVGMKSRGCYETPGGTIILKAHRAIESITLDREVAHLKDDLMPRYASMIYNGYWWSPERKVLQTLIDETQKTVNGWVRLKLYKGNVIVVSRDSKTNSLFDMNIATFDDDGGAYNQVDAGGFIKLNALRMRIAGRMNNK; encoded by the coding sequence ATGTCTGATGTAAAAAAAGTAGTTCTGGCTTATTCCGGTGGTTTGGATACCTCGGTTATTTTGAAATGGCTGCAAGACACTTACCAATGTGAAGTGGTGACTTTCACTGCTGACTTGGGCCAAGGCGAAGAGCTGGAACCTGCCCGTCAAAAAGCATTGAAATTCGGCATCAAGCCAGAAAACATTTACATCGACGACGTGCGTGAAGAATTCGTTCGCGACTTCGTATTCCCAATGTTCCGCGCTAACACCATCTACGAAGGTGAATACCTGCTCGGCACTTCAATTGCGCGTCCATTGATCGCGAAACGTTTGATCGAAATCGCACGTGAAACTGGCGCAGACGCGATCAGCCACGGCGCAACCGGTAAAGGGAACGATCAAGTTCGTTTCGAATTGGGCGCTTACGCCTTGATGCCAGAAGTTAAAATCATCGCCCCATGGCGCGAATGGGATTTGCTCAGCCGCGAAAAATTGATGGCTTATGCCGAGCAAAACGGCATTGAAGTCGACATGAAACACAAAAACGGCGGCGCGCCTTACTCAATGGACGCGAACTTGCTGCACATCTCGTTTGAAGGTCGTCACCTGGAAAACCCATCGGCTGAAGCAGAAGAAAGCATGTGGCGTTGGACCGTGAGCCCAGAAGCTGCGCCTGACGCAGCTGAATACCTTGACGTTGAATTCGAGCAAGGCGATATCGTGGCCTTGAACGGCGTGCGTATGTCACCCGCGACAGTACTCGCTAAATTGAACGAATTGGGCGGCAAGCACGGTATTGGCCGTCTGGACTTGGTAGAAAACCGTTACGTCGGCATGAAATCACGCGGCTGCTACGAAACACCAGGTGGTACGATCATTCTGAAAGCGCACCGCGCGATCGAATCGATCACACTGGATCGCGAAGTAGCCCACTTGAAAGACGATTTGATGCCACGTTACGCCAGCATGATTTACAACGGCTACTGGTGGTCGCCAGAGCGTAAAGTACTGCAAACGCTGATCGACGAAACGCAAAAAACCGTCAATGGTTGGGTACGCCTGAAGCTGTACAAAGGCAATGTAATCGTCGTGAGCCGCGATTCGAAAACCAACTCATTGTTCGATATGAATATCGCAACATTTGACGATGATGGCGGCGCGTACAACCAAGTTGATGCGGGCGGCTTTATCAAGCTGAACGCATTGCGTATGCGCATTGCTGGTCGCATGAATAATAAGTAA
- a CDS encoding YajQ family cyclic di-GMP-binding protein, with product MPSFDITSETDMVALKNAIDIAQKTIVNRYDFKGTSAKVELNEKDKLITIHGDSDFQLDQIKDIVFPALEKKEPDSSKRLEQGDVQKVSGNKAKQVLTIKDGIDRELAAKIIKEIKDSKLKVQTAIQGEELRISGKDRDTLQQVIALVRTKIDFPLQCGNFRD from the coding sequence ATGCCTTCTTTTGACATTACGTCTGAAACCGATATGGTAGCTTTGAAAAACGCGATCGATATTGCGCAAAAAACGATCGTCAACCGCTACGACTTTAAAGGCACTAGCGCCAAAGTTGAATTGAACGAAAAAGACAAACTGATCACCATTCATGGCGACTCCGATTTCCAGCTCGATCAAATCAAAGACATCGTTTTCCCGGCGCTGGAAAAGAAAGAACCGGATAGCAGCAAGCGTCTGGAACAAGGCGATGTGCAAAAAGTATCGGGCAATAAAGCCAAACAAGTGCTAACAATTAAAGACGGCATTGATCGCGAACTAGCCGCCAAGATCATTAAAGAAATCAAAGACTCAAAGCTCAAAGTGCAAACAGCAATTCAGGGCGAAGAGCTGCGCATTAGCGGTAAAGATCGCGATACTTTGCAACAAGTGATTGCCTTAGTGCGTACTAAGATCGACTTCCCATTGCAATGCGGTAATTTCCGCGACTAA